Proteins from a genomic interval of Nitrospirota bacterium:
- a CDS encoding acetylornithine transaminase, which yields MDMKKLIEDSKKYIMNTYDRYPVVLRKGRGMKVWSYDDKEYLDFVAGIAVNCLGHCHPKIVVAVQKQAQRLLHASNLYHIEPQVKLAQLLVEHSFADRVFFCNSGAEANEAAIKLSRKYAKEHMGPERFEIITAHGSFHGRTLATLSATGQERFHKGFEPLVPGFIHVPFNDTGAIKNAITKHTCAVMLEPIQGEIGVKMPSEGYFKEVRQLCDEHGLLLILDEVQTGMGRTGKLFAYEHFGITPDIMTLAKALGGGVAIGAMLAREAVAASFQPGSHASTFGGNPLACAAAIVTIETILEDGFILDNCRRMGDYLRNGLEGLKKEFPSIIADIRGKGLIIGMELTRECKTITTACMERGVLVNCTGGNVLRFIPPLIVTEKEINHLLDVLEAVFGGLS from the coding sequence ATGGATATGAAGAAACTCATAGAGGACTCTAAGAAATACATAATGAATACCTATGACCGCTACCCTGTTGTCCTTAGAAAAGGCAGGGGCATGAAGGTGTGGAGTTATGACGATAAAGAATACCTTGATTTTGTCGCAGGTATTGCCGTGAACTGTCTGGGTCATTGCCATCCAAAAATTGTTGTTGCAGTCCAGAAGCAGGCCCAGAGGCTTTTGCATGCATCAAACCTCTATCACATCGAGCCACAGGTAAAACTTGCACAACTCCTCGTAGAGCATTCATTTGCAGACAGGGTATTTTTTTGCAACTCAGGGGCCGAGGCCAATGAGGCTGCGATAAAGCTTTCCAGAAAGTATGCGAAAGAACACATGGGGCCGGAGAGATTTGAGATTATAACTGCTCACGGCTCTTTCCACGGCAGGACCCTTGCAACCCTCAGTGCTACAGGGCAGGAGAGATTTCATAAGGGATTTGAGCCCCTTGTGCCTGGTTTTATACATGTCCCTTTCAACGATACAGGCGCCATTAAGAATGCCATTACAAAACATACATGCGCTGTCATGCTTGAGCCTATTCAGGGAGAGATCGGCGTGAAGATGCCCAGTGAAGGCTACTTTAAAGAGGTCAGGCAGTTATGCGATGAACATGGCCTTTTACTAATACTCGACGAAGTTCAGACTGGCATGGGCAGGACAGGTAAGCTCTTTGCTTACGAACATTTTGGAATCACACCTGATATTATGACCCTCGCAAAGGCCCTTGGAGGTGGAGTGGCTATAGGTGCAATGCTTGCCAGGGAGGCTGTTGCCGCTTCTTTTCAACCTGGCTCGCATGCATCGACTTTTGGCGGCAACCCTCTTGCGTGTGCGGCTGCCATTGTCACTATTGAAACAATCCTTGAAGACGGCTTTATCCTCGATAACTGCAGACGTATGGGGGATTACCTGAGAAATGGGCTTGAGGGTCTCAAGAAAGAATTCCCTTCAATAATTGCAGATATACGGGGTAAGGGCCTTATCATTGGCATGGAACTTACAAGAGAATGCAAGACTATAACCACCGCGTGTATGGAAAGAGGTGTCCTTGTAAACTGTACTGGAGGGAATGTCCTCCGCTTTATCCCTCCCTTGATAGTTACAGAAAAAGAGATAAACCACCTCCTCGATGTCCTTGAGGCGGTCTTTGGAGGGCTTTCATAG
- the argF gene encoding ornithine carbamoyltransferase — MSLRRSLEGFHRKMKRDFLTLWDLSTGEINTILKRASEFKSGKDATTCPLIGKSIGLLFEKASTRTRISFQVGIYQLGAQAIYLNPKEIQLGRGETIEDTARVLSRYLHGIVIRTFAHKTIEEFAKNASIPVINGLTDLHHPCQALADILTIMEQKSRLKGIRLCYIGDGNNVANSLIEAASRTGMDIVLSCPKGYKPDAEILERARRESKNNIQLIDDPLEAASAADVLYTDVWVSMGQEEETKKRRKVFKQYQINKKLLSRARPDAIVMHCLPAHRGEEITDEVIDGPHSLVFDQAENRLHTQKALLEMLIK, encoded by the coding sequence ATGTCCTTGAGGCGGTCTTTGGAGGGCTTTCATAGGAAAATGAAAAGGGATTTTTTAACATTATGGGATTTATCAACAGGGGAGATAAATACCATTCTTAAGAGGGCATCTGAGTTTAAATCAGGTAAAGACGCAACCACCTGCCCTTTAATTGGAAAAAGCATCGGGCTTTTATTTGAAAAGGCATCCACGAGGACAAGGATTTCCTTCCAAGTGGGCATCTATCAGCTCGGAGCCCAGGCTATATACCTAAACCCAAAAGAGATACAGCTTGGAAGGGGAGAGACCATAGAGGATACAGCCAGAGTGCTTTCGAGGTATTTACACGGTATTGTAATCAGAACCTTTGCCCATAAGACTATAGAGGAGTTTGCAAAAAATGCATCAATACCTGTAATTAATGGCCTTACTGACCTGCATCATCCGTGTCAGGCCCTTGCAGATATCTTAACTATAATGGAGCAGAAAAGTCGCTTAAAAGGCATACGCCTGTGCTACATAGGTGATGGAAATAATGTTGCCAACTCCCTTATTGAGGCAGCATCGAGGACAGGCATGGATATTGTGCTTTCCTGCCCGAAGGGCTACAAACCTGACGCAGAGATTTTAGAAAGAGCCCGCAGAGAATCAAAAAATAACATTCAACTCATAGACGACCCCCTGGAGGCAGCCTCAGCCGCAGATGTGCTTTATACAGATGTATGGGTCAGCATGGGCCAGGAGGAAGAGACTAAAAAGAGGAGAAAAGTTTTTAAACAGTATCAGATTAATAAGAAGCTTCTATCCCGTGCCAGGCCTGATGCCATAGTAATGCACTGCCTGCCTGCCCACCGTGGAGAAGAGATTACGGATGAAGTCATTGACGGGCCACATAGCCTGGTCTTTGACCAGGCAGAAAACAGGCTCCACACCCAGAAGGCACTCCTCGAGATGCTGATAAAATAA
- a CDS encoding GAF domain-containing protein gives MLNNPIIPHVKKLLKENPAISIFLDAINEFGTIIEPENLFRQILNVCLKTFKAEGGSVMLFNRGKEELEIKSAEGLKSEIIEKAKIKYGEGIAGWVAKELEPLLIIGDNTDPRFTSMKEKSRTIKDSIVAPIIIGSRVLGVISLNNRIDGVFTDRDKELLTVVATVAAMVIERMEFSNTQKQQLIEVDLANAISKAIGGSLDEKEIYRTMLELFRRHMDFALFAILFIEDKNIKIVPVEPVTDTLIAEVKTHLCELTYALNKQALNPDDLTISFEGGLSPLILKEPSHVGSFLDMPLNSRGRNYGILFIASTRADAFKEADVHFFSIVAEQASTAIDNARFYSILENKYKEVNERLRQCLGGTEKGR, from the coding sequence ATGCTAAATAATCCGATAATTCCTCATGTCAAAAAGTTGTTAAAAGAGAATCCTGCCATTAGCATTTTCCTTGATGCAATTAACGAGTTCGGGACAATCATTGAGCCTGAAAATCTCTTCAGGCAGATTTTAAATGTGTGCCTTAAAACTTTCAAGGCTGAGGGCGGCTCAGTGATGCTTTTTAACAGGGGTAAGGAGGAACTTGAGATAAAGAGCGCAGAGGGCCTCAAGTCAGAAATAATAGAGAAGGCCAAAATCAAATACGGCGAGGGTATTGCCGGGTGGGTGGCTAAGGAGCTCGAACCTCTTCTCATAATCGGTGACAATACTGACCCAAGATTTACTTCCATGAAGGAAAAAAGCAGGACAATAAAGGACTCTATTGTTGCTCCTATTATCATAGGGAGCAGAGTTCTCGGCGTAATAAGCCTCAACAACCGTATTGACGGCGTTTTCACGGACAGGGACAAGGAACTCCTCACAGTTGTGGCAACAGTTGCAGCAATGGTGATAGAGAGGATGGAATTTTCAAATACACAGAAACAACAACTCATAGAAGTAGACCTCGCCAATGCAATATCAAAGGCCATTGGAGGCTCTCTCGATGAAAAAGAGATTTACAGGACTATGCTTGAGCTTTTCAGGCGGCACATGGACTTTGCTCTCTTTGCAATCCTGTTCATAGAAGATAAAAACATAAAGATTGTTCCTGTAGAACCTGTAACTGACACTTTAATCGCTGAAGTGAAAACCCACCTGTGTGAGCTCACGTATGCCCTCAATAAACAAGCGCTGAACCCTGATGATTTAACAATTTCCTTTGAAGGCGGGCTTTCACCTTTAATATTAAAGGAACCATCTCATGTGGGTTCATTCCTCGATATGCCCTTAAACAGTCGGGGGAGGAACTATGGCATCCTGTTCATTGCAAGCACCAGGGCCGATGCGTTTAAAGAGGCTGATGTGCATTTCTTTTCCATAGTGGCAGAACAGGCATCAACAGCAATTGACAATGCCCGCTTCTATTCCATACTTGAGAATAAATATAAGGAAGTAAATGAAAGGCTCCGTCAGTGCCTGGGCGGCACTGAAAAAGGTAGGTAA
- the argF gene encoding ornithine carbamoyltransferase: MKRDFLRVIDFTVDELESILQKAADFKNSFDPGYSALIGKNIGLLFEKPPTKMAASFEAGINHLWGRPVYIDSKTIFQGKGSLLESAKVLSRYINCMIMSAISHSTVEEFARHASIPVINANTDLHHPCQALADLLTIFEKKGRFSLRLAYIGEGNNIAHSLIEGAARVGMDISLACPAGHEPFYEIIQEARREGRSLIEVVREPSAAAKDADVLYTSVMSKPYGKNLYQINSSLLKLARPDAIVMHCLPAHRGEEITDEVIDGPHSVVFDQAENRLHAQKALLEMLIK, translated from the coding sequence ATGAAAAGGGATTTTCTGAGGGTCATTGATTTTACTGTTGATGAGCTGGAATCCATTCTTCAGAAGGCCGCTGACTTTAAGAACTCTTTTGACCCTGGATACAGCGCCCTTATCGGCAAAAATATCGGCCTCTTATTCGAAAAGCCTCCTACAAAGATGGCCGCATCTTTTGAGGCGGGTATAAATCACCTCTGGGGGAGACCTGTTTACATTGACTCAAAGACTATATTCCAGGGTAAAGGGTCTCTCCTTGAGTCGGCAAAAGTCCTCTCAAGATATATTAATTGCATGATAATGAGCGCAATTTCTCACAGCACTGTAGAGGAATTTGCGAGACATGCATCTATACCTGTGATTAACGCAAATACTGACCTGCATCATCCGTGTCAGGCCCTCGCAGACCTCTTAACTATTTTTGAGAAAAAGGGTAGATTCTCTCTGAGGCTTGCATACATAGGCGAAGGAAATAATATTGCACATTCCCTGATTGAAGGGGCTGCGAGGGTCGGGATGGATATTTCCCTCGCATGTCCTGCGGGTCACGAACCTTTTTATGAAATTATCCAGGAGGCGCGGAGAGAAGGAAGAAGTTTGATAGAGGTTGTAAGGGAGCCATCTGCTGCTGCAAAAGATGCAGATGTCCTTTACACATCTGTTATGTCAAAACCCTATGGAAAAAATCTTTACCAGATAAACAGTTCCCTTCTAAAATTGGCCAGGCCTGATGCCATAGTAATGCACTGCCTGCCTGCCCACCGTGGAGAAGAGATTACGGACGAAGTCATTGATGGGCCACATAGTGTGGTCTTTGATCAGGCAGAAAACAGGCTCCACGCTCAGAAGGCCCTCCTTGAGATGCTGATAAAATAA